A genomic window from Pseudomonas alcaligenes includes:
- a CDS encoding response regulator transcription factor, which translates to MSDEQAIEQEDQPHLLLVDDDATFTRVMARAMDRRGLRVSVANSAEEGLALAKEDLPDYAVVDLKMEGDSGLVLLPKLLELDAEMRVVILTGYSSIATAVEAIKRGATNYLCKPADADDVLTALLSEHADLNTLVPENPMSVDRLQWEHIQRVLAEHDGNISATARALGMHRRTLQRKLQKRPVRR; encoded by the coding sequence ATGAGTGACGAGCAAGCGATCGAGCAGGAAGACCAGCCGCACCTGTTGCTGGTGGATGACGATGCCACCTTCACCCGCGTGATGGCGCGTGCCATGGACCGTCGCGGCCTGCGCGTCAGCGTGGCCAACTCGGCCGAGGAGGGCCTGGCCCTGGCCAAGGAAGACCTGCCGGACTATGCCGTGGTCGACCTGAAGATGGAGGGCGACTCCGGCCTGGTGCTGCTGCCCAAGCTGCTGGAGCTGGATGCCGAGATGCGCGTGGTGATCCTCACCGGCTATTCCAGCATCGCCACCGCGGTGGAGGCGATCAAGCGCGGCGCCACCAACTACCTGTGCAAGCCGGCCGACGCCGACGACGTGCTCACCGCGCTGCTCTCCGAGCATGCCGACCTCAACACCCTGGTGCCGGAAAACCCGATGTCGGTGGATCGCCTGCAGTGGGAGCACATCCAGCGCGTGCTGGCCGAGCACGACGGCAACATCTCCGCCACCGCCCGCGCCCTGGGCATGCACCGCCGCACCCTGCAACGCAAGCTGCAGAAACGCCCGGTACGGCGCTGA
- a CDS encoding ATP-binding protein — protein sequence MYAPVQLLSASRQNLWRLTLIRLLVLAAQGGSVGIAYLSGLVPLPWLALCITLGISLALCLLTALRLRGPWPVTELEYTVQLACDLVIHSVLLYYSGGPANPFVSYYLVPLTIAAATLPWLHTMALCGLGLAGYSVLLFWPHPLDIPLAQRESLLIYGMWLSVAMAAVLITFFAAKMAGALRRQDELLALRREEGMRDQQLLAVATQAAGAAHELGTPLATMSVLLKELRQEYRDKPALQDDLALLQEQVKLCKDTLQQLVRAAEADRRQAVFEQTAVQWLEATLNRWHLMRPEATYRFQCLGGGSVPRLLPPADLTQALLNLLNNAADACPDKLDIRLDWDEQWIRLNIRDHGAGVPLAIAEQIGRPFFTTKGKGFGLGLFLSQASVTRAGGSVKLYNHEEGGTLTELRLPRLSPGDEHE from the coding sequence ATCTACGCCCCCGTCCAGTTACTCTCCGCCAGCCGGCAGAACCTCTGGCGCCTGACCCTGATCCGCCTGCTGGTGCTGGCCGCCCAGGGCGGCTCGGTGGGCATCGCCTACCTGTCCGGGCTGGTGCCGCTGCCCTGGCTGGCGCTGTGCATCACCCTGGGCATCTCCCTGGCCCTGTGCCTGCTCACCGCCCTGCGCCTGCGCGGGCCCTGGCCGGTGACCGAGCTGGAATACACGGTGCAGCTGGCCTGCGACCTGGTGATCCACAGCGTGCTGCTGTACTACTCGGGCGGCCCGGCCAACCCCTTCGTCTCCTATTACCTGGTGCCGCTGACCATCGCCGCGGCGACCCTGCCCTGGCTGCACACCATGGCCCTCTGCGGCCTGGGTCTGGCGGGCTACAGCGTGCTGCTGTTCTGGCCGCACCCGCTGGACATTCCCCTGGCCCAGCGCGAGTCCCTGCTGATCTATGGCATGTGGCTGTCGGTGGCCATGGCCGCGGTGCTGATCACCTTCTTCGCCGCCAAGATGGCCGGCGCCCTGCGTCGCCAGGATGAGCTGCTGGCGCTGCGCCGCGAGGAGGGCATGCGCGACCAGCAGTTGCTGGCCGTGGCGACCCAGGCCGCCGGCGCCGCCCACGAGCTGGGCACGCCGCTGGCAACCATGAGCGTGCTGCTCAAGGAACTGCGCCAGGAGTACCGCGACAAGCCGGCGCTGCAGGACGACCTGGCGTTGCTGCAGGAGCAGGTCAAGCTGTGCAAGGACACCCTGCAGCAGCTGGTGCGCGCCGCCGAGGCCGACCGCCGCCAGGCGGTGTTCGAGCAGACCGCCGTGCAGTGGCTGGAGGCGACGCTGAACCGCTGGCACCTGATGCGCCCCGAGGCCACCTACCGCTTCCAGTGCCTGGGCGGAGGCAGCGTGCCGCGCCTGCTGCCGCCGGCCGACCTGACCCAGGCCCTGCTCAACCTGCTGAACAACGCCGCCGACGCCTGTCCGGACAAGCTCGACATCCGCCTGGACTGGGACGAGCAGTGGATCAGGCTGAACATCCGCGACCACGGCGCCGGTGTGCCGCTGGCCATCGCCGAGCAGATCGGCCGGCCGTTCTTCACCACCAAGGGCAAGGGCTTCGGCCTCGGCCTGTTCCTCAGCCAGGCCAGCGTGACGCGGGCCGGCGGCTCGGTGAAACTGTACAACCACGAAGAGGGCGGGACGCTGACGGAACTGCGCCTGCCTCGACTGTCCCCGGGAGACGAACATGAGTGA
- a CDS encoding septal ring lytic transglycosylase RlpA family protein, translated as MHKIATFILPLALLAGCASQPAVQPAQAPAPTPKSVPVVKAPAPVAKVKPAPSYQAVGKASYYASRHHGRRTASGERLNNNAFTAAHRELPFGTRVKVTNLSNERSVEVRITDRGPHGRGRLIDLSQAAAKQLDMLRAGVVQVLVESLDD; from the coding sequence ATGCACAAGATCGCGACTTTCATCCTGCCCCTGGCCCTGCTGGCCGGCTGCGCCAGCCAGCCCGCCGTGCAGCCTGCGCAGGCACCCGCGCCGACACCCAAGAGCGTGCCGGTGGTCAAGGCACCGGCACCGGTCGCCAAGGTCAAGCCCGCCCCCAGCTACCAGGCCGTGGGCAAGGCCTCCTACTATGCCTCGCGCCACCATGGCCGGCGCACCGCCAGCGGCGAACGGCTGAACAACAACGCCTTCACCGCCGCCCACCGCGAGCTGCCGTTCGGCACCCGGGTCAAGGTCACCAACCTGAGCAACGAACGCTCGGTGGAGGTACGCATCACCGACCGCGGCCCGCACGGCCGTGGGCGCCTGATCGACCTGTCGCAGGCCGCCGCCAAACAGCTGGACATGCTGCGCGCCGGCGTGGTGCAGGTACTCGTGGAAAGCCTGGACGACTGA
- a CDS encoding ABC transporter permease subunit, translating to MLSFIARRLGLLIPTFFGVTLLTFALIRLIPGDPVEVMMGERRVDPEMHAEAMHRLGLDKPLPAQYLDYIGKLAQGDLGESLRTREGVWEEFLTLFPATLELSLAALLFAGTLGVIAGVIAALKRGSLFDHGVMGISLAGYSMPIFWWGLLLIMFFSVYLGWTPVSGRIDLLYDIEPVTGFMLIDTLLSEEEGAFQDALMHLILPAVVLGTIPLAVIARMTRSAMLEVLREDYIRTARAKGLSPARVVFVHGLRNALIPVLTVFGLQVGSLLAGAVLTETIFSWPGIGKWLIEAIGARDYPVVQNGILLIACLVILVNFVVDILYGLVNPRIRHQR from the coding sequence ATGCTGTCCTTTATCGCCAGACGCCTGGGGCTGCTGATCCCCACCTTCTTCGGTGTCACCCTGCTGACCTTCGCGCTGATCCGCCTGATCCCCGGCGACCCCGTGGAAGTGATGATGGGCGAGCGCCGCGTCGACCCCGAGATGCACGCCGAGGCCATGCACCGCCTGGGCCTGGACAAGCCGCTGCCGGCCCAGTACCTGGACTACATCGGCAAGCTGGCCCAGGGCGACCTGGGCGAGTCGCTGCGCACCCGCGAGGGCGTGTGGGAGGAGTTCCTCACCCTGTTCCCGGCGACCCTGGAGCTGTCCCTGGCGGCCCTGCTGTTCGCCGGCACCCTCGGGGTGATCGCCGGGGTGATCGCCGCCCTCAAGCGCGGCTCGCTGTTCGACCACGGAGTGATGGGCATATCGCTGGCCGGCTACTCGATGCCGATCTTCTGGTGGGGCCTGCTGCTGATCATGTTCTTCTCGGTGTACCTGGGCTGGACACCGGTGTCCGGGCGCATCGACCTGCTCTACGACATCGAGCCGGTCACCGGCTTCATGCTGATCGACACCCTGCTCAGCGAAGAGGAAGGCGCCTTCCAGGACGCGCTGATGCACCTGATCCTGCCGGCCGTGGTGCTCGGCACCATCCCCCTGGCGGTGATCGCGCGCATGACCCGCTCGGCGATGCTCGAAGTGCTGCGCGAGGACTACATCCGCACCGCCCGCGCCAAGGGCCTGTCGCCGGCCCGCGTGGTGTTCGTGCATGGCCTGCGCAACGCGCTGATCCCGGTGCTCACCGTGTTCGGCCTGCAGGTCGGCAGCCTGCTGGCCGGCGCCGTGCTGACCGAGACCATCTTCTCCTGGCCGGGCATCGGCAAGTGGCTGATCGAGGCCATCGGCGCCCGCGACTACCCGGTGGTGCAGAACGGCATCCTGCTGATCGCCTGCCTGGTGATCCTGGTCAACTTCGTCGTGGACATCCTCTACGGCCTGGTTAACCCGCGCATTCGCCATCAACGCTAA
- a CDS encoding calcium/sodium antiporter — protein sequence MTLMTFVYLIAGLVLLVAGAEVLVRGAARLAAQFGIPPLIIGLTVVAFGTSAPETAVSVQAALDGSGDLAIGNVVGSNIANVLLILGVTALVAPLLVSRQLIRLDVPIMIGASLVTWALAWDGSLSRLDGALLFGGILAYTAFLIISSRREKKAEGVDEFEDEYGLHETPKPYAWAINAALVIAGLALLVGGANFLVEGAVQLARALGMSELVIGLTVVAVGTSLPELATSVMAAFKGERDIAVGNIVGSNIFNLLCVLGLASLVSPSAIPVAANALAFDFPVMIAVAIACLPIFFNGYSINRWEGALFVGYYALYTAYLIFNSSGAPWLGAFQQAMLTFVLPLTAVTLAVIGARAWHRQR from the coding sequence ATGACCCTGATGACTTTCGTCTACCTGATCGCCGGCCTGGTGCTGCTGGTGGCCGGCGCCGAGGTGCTGGTACGTGGTGCGGCCCGCCTGGCCGCCCAGTTCGGCATCCCGCCGCTGATCATCGGCCTCACCGTGGTGGCCTTCGGCACCAGCGCGCCGGAGACCGCCGTCAGCGTACAGGCCGCCCTGGACGGCAGCGGCGACTTGGCCATCGGCAACGTGGTCGGCAGCAATATCGCCAACGTCCTGCTGATCCTCGGCGTCACTGCCCTGGTCGCACCGCTGCTGGTGTCGCGCCAGCTGATCCGCCTCGACGTGCCGATCATGATCGGCGCCAGCCTGGTCACCTGGGCCCTGGCCTGGGACGGCAGCCTGAGCCGCCTGGACGGTGCCCTGCTGTTCGGCGGCATCCTCGCCTACACCGCCTTCCTGATCATCAGCAGCCGCCGCGAGAAGAAGGCGGAGGGTGTAGACGAATTCGAGGACGAGTATGGCCTGCACGAGACGCCCAAGCCCTATGCCTGGGCCATCAACGCGGCGCTGGTGATCGCCGGCCTGGCGCTGCTGGTCGGCGGTGCCAACTTCCTGGTCGAGGGTGCCGTGCAGCTGGCCCGCGCCCTGGGCATGTCGGAACTGGTGATCGGCCTGACCGTGGTCGCAGTGGGCACCTCGCTGCCGGAGCTGGCCACCTCGGTGATGGCGGCCTTCAAGGGCGAGCGTGACATCGCCGTGGGCAACATCGTCGGCAGCAACATCTTCAACCTGCTCTGCGTGCTGGGCCTGGCCTCGCTGGTATCGCCCAGCGCCATCCCGGTGGCCGCCAACGCCCTGGCCTTCGACTTCCCGGTGATGATCGCGGTGGCCATCGCCTGCCTGCCGATCTTCTTCAACGGCTATTCGATCAATCGCTGGGAAGGCGCCCTGTTCGTCGGCTACTACGCCCTGTACACCGCCTACCTGATCTTCAACAGCAGCGGCGCCCCCTGGCTCGGCGCCTTCCAGCAAGCCATGCTGACCTTCGTCCTGCCGCTCACCGCCGTGACCCTGGCGGTCATCGGCGCCCGCGCCTGGCATCGCCAGCGCTGA
- a CDS encoding SIMPL domain-containing protein (The SIMPL domain is named for its presence in mouse protein SIMPL (signalling molecule that associates with mouse pelle-like kinase). Bacterial member BP26, from Brucella, was shown to assemble into a channel-like structure, while YggE from E. coli has been associated with resistance to oxidative stress.), which produces MHALNRLAATLALGLASLASLPALADEPRYNQISLRAEVSQEVAHDRMYVTLYTEAQNDDPAELAAGVTKTLNAAIDKARKVQGVKVSLGSRHSYPVYEDEGSKIGAWRERAELRLESAEFTRLAQLSADLLGELKMAEMNFAVAEDSRKASEDQLIKQAVAAFKARAQLATEALGGKTYQLVSLNLNSGGLQPVMPMRAMAMDSGSFSKSEAAPQIEAGTSKVSMSADGVIEVQLP; this is translated from the coding sequence ATGCACGCACTCAACCGTCTCGCCGCCACCCTCGCCCTCGGCCTGGCCAGTCTCGCCAGCCTGCCGGCCCTGGCCGACGAGCCGCGCTACAACCAGATTTCGCTGCGCGCCGAGGTCAGCCAGGAAGTGGCCCACGACCGCATGTACGTCACCCTCTACACCGAGGCGCAGAACGACGACCCGGCCGAACTGGCCGCCGGCGTGACCAAGACCCTCAACGCCGCCATCGACAAGGCGCGCAAGGTGCAGGGCGTGAAGGTCAGCCTGGGCAGCCGCCACAGCTACCCGGTGTACGAGGACGAAGGCAGCAAGATCGGCGCCTGGCGCGAGCGCGCCGAGCTGCGCCTGGAAAGCGCCGAGTTCACCCGCCTGGCGCAGCTGTCCGCCGACCTGCTGGGCGAGCTGAAGATGGCCGAGATGAATTTCGCCGTGGCCGAGGACAGCCGCAAGGCCAGCGAAGACCAGTTGATCAAGCAGGCGGTGGCGGCCTTCAAGGCCCGCGCCCAGCTGGCCACCGAGGCCCTAGGCGGCAAGACCTACCAGCTGGTCAGCCTCAACCTCAACAGTGGCGGCCTGCAGCCGGTGATGCCGATGCGCGCCATGGCCATGGACAGCGGCAGCTTCAGCAAGAGCGAGGCCGCGCCGCAGATCGAGGCCGGCACCAGCAAGGTGAGCATGAGCGCCGATGGCGTGATCGAGGTGCAGCTGCCCTGA
- a CDS encoding carboxymuconolactone decarboxylase family protein encodes MNDNAKAGEQVRREVMGDAFVDRALHNATDFTQPLQDFVNQHAWGGVWTRGVLERKTRSLITLAALTALKCPQELKGHVRGALNSGCSVEEIREALLHCAVYAGVPAAIDAFRAAQEVVDAWQAEQA; translated from the coding sequence ATGAACGACAACGCCAAAGCCGGCGAACAGGTGCGCCGCGAAGTGATGGGCGACGCCTTCGTCGACCGCGCCCTGCACAACGCCACCGACTTCACCCAGCCGCTGCAGGACTTCGTCAACCAGCACGCCTGGGGCGGCGTCTGGACCCGCGGCGTGCTGGAGCGCAAGACCCGCAGCCTGATCACCCTGGCCGCGCTGACCGCGCTGAAGTGCCCGCAGGAACTCAAGGGCCACGTGCGCGGCGCGCTGAACAGTGGCTGCAGCGTGGAGGAAATCCGCGAGGCCCTGCTGCATTGCGCCGTCTACGCCGGCGTGCCGGCGGCCATCGACGCGTTCCGCGCCGCCCAGGAAGTGGTAGATGCCTGGCAGGCCGAGCAGGCCTAG
- the gatB gene encoding Asp-tRNA(Asn)/Glu-tRNA(Gln) amidotransferase subunit GatB has protein sequence MQWETVIGLEIHAQLSTQSKIFSGSATTFGAEPNTQASLIDLGMPGTLPVLNAEAVRMACKFGLAIDAEIAPQNVFARKNYFYPDLPKGYQTSQMDHPIVGKGHLDITLDDGTVKRIGITRAHLEEDAGKSLHEDFHGMSGIDLNRAGTPLLEIVSEPDIRSAKEAVAYVKAIHALVRYLGICDGNMAEGSLRCDCNVSVRPKGQEAFGTRAEIKNVNSFRFIEKAINHEIQRQIELIEDGGKVVQETRLYDPNKDETRSMRGKEEANDYRYFPCPDLLPVVIEQSFLDEVRAALPELPNQKRERFQNAYGLSAYDASVLSASREMADYFEAVQKACGDAKLAANWVMGELSSLLNKDNLDIEQSPVSAEQLGGMILRIKDNTISGKIAKMVFEALAAGEGASADEVIEKKGLKQVTDSGAIEAMLDEVLAANAEQVEQYRAADEAKRGKMFGFFVGQAMKASKGKANPGQVNELLKKKLEN, from the coding sequence ATGCAATGGGAAACCGTGATCGGGCTGGAAATCCACGCCCAGCTCAGCACCCAATCGAAGATCTTCTCCGGCAGCGCCACCACCTTCGGCGCCGAGCCCAACACCCAGGCCAGCCTGATCGACCTGGGCATGCCCGGCACCCTGCCGGTGCTGAATGCCGAGGCCGTGCGCATGGCCTGCAAGTTCGGCCTGGCGATCGACGCCGAGATCGCCCCGCAGAACGTCTTCGCCCGCAAGAACTACTTCTACCCGGACCTGCCCAAGGGCTACCAGACCAGCCAGATGGACCACCCCATCGTTGGCAAGGGCCACCTGGACATCACCCTGGATGACGGCACCGTCAAGCGCATCGGCATCACCCGCGCGCACCTGGAAGAGGACGCCGGCAAGAGCCTGCACGAAGACTTCCACGGCATGAGCGGCATCGACCTCAACCGCGCCGGCACGCCGCTGCTGGAGATCGTTTCCGAGCCGGACATCCGCAGCGCCAAGGAAGCAGTGGCCTATGTGAAGGCCATCCACGCCCTGGTGCGTTACCTCGGCATCTGCGACGGCAACATGGCCGAAGGCTCGCTGCGCTGCGACTGCAACGTCTCGGTGCGCCCGAAAGGCCAGGAAGCCTTTGGCACCCGCGCCGAGATCAAGAACGTCAACTCCTTCCGCTTCATCGAGAAGGCGATCAACCACGAGATCCAGCGCCAGATCGAGCTGATCGAGGATGGCGGCAAGGTGGTGCAGGAAACCCGCCTGTACGATCCGAACAAGGACGAAACCCGCTCCATGCGTGGCAAGGAAGAAGCCAACGACTACCGTTACTTCCCCTGCCCCGACCTGCTGCCGGTGGTGATCGAGCAGAGCTTCCTCGACGAGGTGCGCGCCGCCCTGCCGGAGCTGCCGAACCAGAAGCGCGAGCGCTTCCAGAACGCCTACGGCCTGTCCGCCTATGACGCCAGCGTGCTCTCCGCCAGCCGCGAGATGGCCGACTACTTCGAAGCCGTGCAGAAGGCCTGCGGCGACGCCAAGCTGGCCGCCAACTGGGTGATGGGCGAGCTGTCCAGCCTGCTCAACAAGGACAACCTGGACATCGAGCAGTCGCCGGTCTCCGCCGAACAACTGGGCGGCATGATCCTGCGCATCAAGGACAACACCATCAGCGGCAAGATCGCCAAGATGGTGTTCGAGGCCCTGGCCGCCGGCGAAGGCGCCAGCGCCGACGAGGTGATCGAGAAGAAGGGCCTCAAGCAGGTCACCGACAGCGGCGCCATCGAAGCCATGCTGGATGAAGTGCTAGCGGCCAACGCCGAGCAGGTCGAGCAGTACCGCGCCGCCGACGAGGCCAAGCGCGGCAAGATGTTCGGCTTCTTCGTCGGCCAGGCGATGAAAGCGTCCAAGGGCAAGGCCAACCCCGGCCAGGTCAACGAGCTGCTGAAGAAGAAGCTCGAAAACTAA
- a CDS encoding ABC transporter substrate-binding protein yields the protein MRKNAVIQAFLAAGLIASAPFASAASNLVFCSEGSPAGFDPGQYTTGTDFDAVAETMFNRLTQFERGGTAVEPGLAEKWDVSADGLTYTFHLRKGVKFHSTEFFKPSREFNADDVLFTFGRMLDKEHPFRKAYPAEFPYFTDMGMDANIAKVEKLDDHTVRFTLNSVDAAFIQNLAMSFASVHSAEYAEQLLKAGKAADINQKPVGTGPFVFKRYQKDAQIRFTGNQEYWKPDDVKIDNLIFAINTDASVRMQKLKKGECQITLLPRPADLEGLKQDPNLNMPSQPGFNLGYIAYNVTHKPFDQLEVRQALDMAVNKQAIIDAVYQGAGQLAVNGMPPTQWSYDESIKDAGYNPEKAKELLKAAGIKEGTEITLWAMPVQRPYNPNAKLMAEMLQADWAKVGIQAKIVSYEWGEYIKRAKGGEHDAMLIGWSGDNGDPDNWLGTLYGCDAVDGNNFSKWCDASYDKLIKQAKASTDVAKRTELYRQAQHILKAQVPITPIAHSTVYQPMRKNVQDFKISPFALNSFYGVSVGK from the coding sequence ATGCGTAAAAACGCCGTCATCCAGGCTTTTCTCGCCGCTGGGCTGATCGCCAGCGCCCCCTTCGCCAGCGCCGCCAGCAACCTGGTGTTCTGCTCCGAAGGCAGCCCCGCCGGTTTCGACCCGGGCCAGTACACCACCGGCACCGACTTCGATGCCGTGGCCGAGACCATGTTCAACCGCCTGACCCAGTTCGAGCGTGGCGGCACCGCCGTGGAACCGGGCCTGGCCGAGAAGTGGGATGTCAGCGCCGATGGCCTGACCTACACCTTCCACCTGCGCAAGGGCGTGAAGTTCCACTCGACCGAATTCTTCAAGCCGAGCCGCGAGTTCAACGCCGACGACGTGCTGTTCACCTTCGGCCGCATGCTCGACAAGGAACACCCGTTCCGCAAGGCCTACCCGGCCGAATTCCCCTACTTCACCGACATGGGCATGGATGCCAACATCGCCAAGGTGGAGAAGCTCGACGACCATACCGTCAGGTTCACCCTCAACAGCGTCGATGCCGCCTTCATCCAGAACCTGGCGATGAGCTTCGCCTCGGTACACTCGGCCGAGTACGCCGAGCAGCTGCTCAAGGCCGGCAAGGCCGCCGACATCAACCAGAAGCCGGTCGGCACCGGCCCCTTCGTGTTCAAGCGCTACCAGAAGGACGCGCAGATCCGCTTCACCGGCAACCAGGAGTACTGGAAACCGGATGACGTGAAGATCGACAACCTGATCTTCGCCATCAACACCGACGCCTCGGTGCGCATGCAGAAACTCAAGAAGGGCGAGTGCCAGATCACCCTGCTGCCGCGCCCGGCCGACCTCGAGGGCCTGAAGCAGGACCCGAACCTGAACATGCCGTCGCAGCCGGGCTTCAACCTCGGCTACATCGCCTACAACGTCACCCACAAGCCGTTCGACCAGCTCGAGGTGCGCCAGGCGCTGGACATGGCGGTGAACAAGCAGGCGATCATCGACGCAGTGTACCAGGGCGCCGGCCAGCTGGCGGTGAACGGCATGCCGCCGACCCAGTGGTCCTACGACGAGAGCATCAAGGACGCCGGCTACAACCCGGAGAAGGCCAAGGAGCTGCTCAAGGCCGCCGGCATCAAGGAGGGCACCGAGATCACCCTGTGGGCCATGCCGGTGCAGCGCCCCTACAACCCCAACGCCAAGCTGATGGCCGAGATGCTGCAGGCCGACTGGGCCAAGGTCGGCATCCAGGCCAAGATCGTCAGCTACGAATGGGGCGAGTACATCAAGCGCGCCAAGGGCGGCGAGCACGACGCCATGCTGATCGGCTGGAGCGGCGACAACGGTGACCCGGACAACTGGCTGGGCACCCTGTACGGCTGCGACGCGGTCGACGGCAACAACTTCTCCAAGTGGTGCGACGCCTCCTACGACAAGCTGATCAAGCAGGCCAAGGCCAGCACCGACGTGGCCAAGCGCACCGAGCTGTACCGGCAGGCGCAGCACATCCTCAAGGCCCAGGTGCCGATCACCCCGATCGCCCACTCCACCGTGTACCAGCCGATGCGCAAGAACGTGCAGGATTTCAAGATCAGCCCGTTCGCGCTCAACTCCTTCTACGGCGTGAGCGTCGGCAAGTAA
- a CDS encoding ABC transporter substrate-binding protein: MRSLLMFLALCAGLPAFAQPQSLVVCSEAAPEGFDIVQYTAASTADATAETVYERLVQFAPGSTRIIPALAESWEISADGLSYTFTLRKGVKFHQTPWFKPSRELNADDVLWSFQRQRDKDHDWHALAPRGYPYFEAMGFAELIEKIEALDEHRVRFTLQHPQAPFLADLAMGFTSIYSAEYAEQLLDAETPEQLNSQPIGTGPFVFERYAKDAQVRFAANPDYWGGKPALERLLLAITPDPNTRVQQIKAGACQVALFPRPSDVPALRENKDLQVLELDSLLTAYVALNTRHPPLDDVRVRQAINLAFDRQAYLRAQYGEGNASLAAAPYPATLLGHDERLQPWPRDLDKARRLLAEAGHAQGLKLSIWTRPGGGPTNPNPGIGAQMLQADLAAIGIAADIRVFEWGELIKRAKNGEHDLVFMGWAGDNGDPDNFLTPNLSCAAAASGENQAGWCHPEFDQLIREARRIAEPQRRAALYREALAIFHDQAPWIALAHPRQFAVLRKDVEGFVLSPLGSNNFARVRRTQP; encoded by the coding sequence ATGCGCAGTCTCCTCATGTTCCTGGCGCTCTGCGCCGGCCTGCCGGCGTTCGCCCAGCCGCAATCCCTGGTGGTCTGCTCCGAGGCCGCCCCGGAGGGCTTCGACATCGTCCAGTACACCGCCGCCAGCACCGCCGACGCCACGGCCGAGACGGTCTACGAGCGCCTGGTACAGTTCGCCCCCGGCAGCACCCGCATCATTCCCGCGCTGGCCGAGAGCTGGGAAATCAGCGCCGACGGCCTGAGCTACACCTTCACCCTGCGCAAGGGGGTGAAATTCCATCAGACGCCCTGGTTCAAGCCGAGCCGCGAGCTCAACGCCGACGACGTACTGTGGAGCTTCCAGCGCCAGCGCGACAAGGACCATGACTGGCACGCGCTGGCCCCGCGCGGCTACCCCTATTTCGAGGCCATGGGCTTCGCCGAGCTGATCGAGAAGATCGAGGCGCTCGACGAGCATCGCGTGCGCTTCACCCTGCAACACCCGCAGGCGCCCTTCCTCGCCGACCTGGCCATGGGCTTCACCTCCATCTACTCCGCCGAGTACGCCGAGCAGCTGCTCGATGCCGAAACGCCGGAGCAGCTCAACAGCCAGCCGATCGGCACCGGCCCCTTCGTCTTCGAGCGCTACGCCAAGGACGCCCAGGTGCGCTTCGCCGCCAACCCCGATTACTGGGGCGGCAAGCCGGCGCTGGAGCGCCTGCTGCTGGCCATCACCCCCGACCCCAACACGCGCGTGCAGCAGATCAAGGCCGGCGCCTGCCAGGTCGCCCTGTTCCCGCGGCCGAGCGACGTGCCGGCGCTGCGCGAAAACAAGGACCTGCAGGTGCTGGAGCTGGACTCGCTGCTCACCGCCTATGTCGCCCTCAACACCCGGCACCCGCCACTGGACGACGTGCGCGTGCGTCAGGCCATCAACCTGGCCTTCGACCGCCAGGCCTACCTGCGCGCCCAGTATGGCGAAGGCAACGCCAGCCTGGCGGCGGCGCCCTACCCGGCCACCCTGCTCGGCCATGACGAGCGCCTGCAGCCCTGGCCGCGCGACCTCGACAAGGCCCGTCGCCTGCTGGCCGAGGCCGGCCACGCCCAGGGCCTGAAGCTGTCGATCTGGACCCGCCCCGGTGGCGGCCCGACCAACCCCAACCCGGGCATCGGCGCGCAGATGCTGCAGGCCGACCTGGCCGCCATCGGCATCGCCGCCGACATCCGCGTGTTCGAGTGGGGCGAGCTGATCAAGCGCGCCAAGAACGGCGAGCACGACCTGGTGTTCATGGGCTGGGCCGGCGACAACGGCGACCCGGACAACTTCCTCACCCCCAACCTGTCATGCGCCGCCGCCGCAAGCGGCGAGAACCAGGCCGGCTGGTGTCACCCCGAGTTCGACCAGCTGATCCGCGAGGCCCGCCGCATCGCCGAGCCGCAGCGCCGCGCCGCGCTGTACCGCGAGGCGCTGGCGATCTTCCACGACCAGGCGCCGTGGATCGCCCTCGCCCACCCCAGGCAGTTCGCCGTGCTGCGCAAGGATGTCGAGGGCTTCGTGCTCAGCCCGTTGGGCTCGAACAACTTCGCCCGCGTGAGGCGGACACAACCCTAA